One genomic window of Polyangium aurulentum includes the following:
- a CDS encoding cation diffusion facilitator family transporter: MASPSSLRAVIAALAANTVVTVLKLVAFLLSGSGAMLSEAIHSAADTGNQALLFVGLKRGARQGDDEFPYGYGSERFVFGLLSAAGIFFIGCGVTVYHGIEGIRDPHEPSINLVTFAVLGLSFLIEGGALIFAVRAVSAHRGSMPLGRYIREKADPAAVAVLLEDGAAVLGLILAAAGIGASYVTGNPIWDSIASILVGLLLGFVAIHLVTQNRDLLVGKAVPDGVEETFVRVLRERPCVRAVRDVKSRQITPEIYTLKAEVTFEPALLTSRLDRVLSERDDALSGPEREKTLQMLGASALRAISDEIDDIEVAVRAVIPEARHIDIEVDHAEERRARVEKTVAAAREKTAGVAVQDVAG, translated from the coding sequence ATGGCCTCTCCCTCCTCCCTGCGCGCCGTCATCGCCGCCCTGGCTGCGAACACGGTCGTCACCGTCCTCAAGCTCGTGGCCTTCCTCCTCTCGGGCTCGGGCGCGATGCTCTCCGAGGCCATCCACAGCGCGGCCGACACGGGCAACCAGGCGCTGCTCTTCGTCGGGCTCAAGCGCGGGGCGAGGCAGGGCGACGACGAGTTCCCCTACGGCTACGGCAGCGAGCGCTTCGTGTTCGGTCTGCTCTCGGCCGCCGGCATCTTCTTCATCGGCTGCGGCGTCACCGTCTACCACGGCATCGAGGGGATACGGGATCCGCACGAGCCCTCGATCAACCTGGTGACGTTCGCGGTGCTCGGTCTGTCGTTCCTCATCGAGGGCGGCGCGCTCATTTTCGCGGTCCGAGCCGTCTCCGCGCATCGCGGCTCCATGCCCCTCGGCCGTTACATCCGCGAGAAGGCGGATCCGGCGGCGGTGGCGGTCCTGCTCGAGGACGGCGCCGCCGTGCTCGGCCTGATCCTCGCCGCGGCCGGTATCGGCGCATCGTACGTGACCGGAAACCCGATCTGGGACTCGATTGCCTCCATCCTCGTCGGCCTGCTCCTGGGGTTCGTCGCGATTCACCTCGTCACGCAGAATCGTGATCTGCTCGTCGGCAAGGCGGTCCCCGACGGCGTCGAGGAGACGTTCGTCCGCGTTCTGCGCGAGCGCCCGTGCGTGCGCGCAGTGAGGGACGTGAAGAGCAGGCAGATCACGCCCGAGATCTACACGCTCAAGGCCGAGGTCACGTTCGAGCCTGCCCTGCTCACGTCGCGGCTCGATCGCGTCCTGTCCGAGCGCGATGACGCGCTTTCGGGCCCCGAGCGAGAAAAGACGCTCCAGATGCTCGGGGCGAGCGCGCTCCGCGCCATCAGCGACGAGATCGACGATATCGAGGTGGCCGTACGCGCCGTGATTCCGGAGGCGAGGCACATCGACATCGAGGTCGACCACGCCGAGGAGCGGCGCGCGCGCGTCGAGAAGACGGTGGCCGCCGCGCGAGAGAAGACCGCAGGGGTCGCGGTGCAGGACGTGGCGGGGT
- a CDS encoding alpha/beta hydrolase family protein, producing MSFSTFPLPAPEGVDFYYPPNSQLEGEHGGVIWSRPLTGDAALAGARTNELVLYRSRDVHGNPIAVSGIIALPPVDPPHGGYPVVSWAHGTIGSSDAHAPSRDKVGSQAWIFNKHPHALLDEFLKKGWAVVMTDYEGLGTHGPHPYLLGESQARGILDIVRAARKLHPEVSNRLAIVGHSQGGQAALFGGHYAPSWTPELDLRCVAAVAPASHIKDLFFGVRTIAEAQPGFAFTALFLTGALGGDPHIKVSEVLTPRAYEKFHHVEIRPRAGLSEADSFGGIEGNKLLKDGHNPSLDRLEKQLDRMHPNLEILAPIRISQAELDNRIWVTCTRPLVEQLEATNPDRVTYREYKEDEYVSQTEYPEILGYHFGSVETDTPELVAWVAERLVRER from the coding sequence ATGTCCTTTTCGACATTCCCCCTGCCTGCCCCCGAGGGCGTCGACTTCTACTATCCGCCGAACTCGCAGCTCGAGGGCGAGCACGGCGGGGTGATCTGGTCCCGGCCCCTCACCGGCGACGCCGCGCTCGCCGGGGCGCGCACCAACGAGCTCGTGCTCTACCGCTCGCGCGACGTGCACGGCAATCCGATCGCGGTCTCCGGCATCATCGCGCTGCCCCCGGTCGATCCCCCGCACGGCGGCTATCCGGTGGTGAGCTGGGCGCACGGGACCATCGGCAGCTCGGACGCCCACGCCCCCTCGCGCGACAAGGTGGGCTCCCAGGCGTGGATCTTCAACAAGCACCCGCACGCCCTGCTCGATGAGTTCCTGAAGAAGGGATGGGCGGTGGTGATGACCGATTACGAGGGGCTCGGCACCCACGGGCCGCACCCGTACCTGCTCGGCGAATCCCAGGCGCGGGGCATCCTCGACATCGTACGGGCGGCGCGCAAGCTGCACCCGGAGGTGAGCAACCGCCTGGCGATCGTCGGCCATTCCCAGGGCGGCCAGGCGGCCCTCTTCGGCGGCCACTACGCGCCCTCGTGGACCCCCGAGCTCGACCTGCGCTGCGTGGCGGCGGTGGCGCCAGCCTCCCATATCAAGGATCTCTTCTTCGGCGTGCGCACGATCGCGGAGGCCCAGCCCGGCTTCGCCTTCACGGCCCTCTTCCTCACGGGCGCCCTCGGGGGCGATCCGCACATCAAGGTCTCGGAGGTGCTCACCCCGCGCGCCTACGAGAAGTTCCACCACGTCGAGATCCGGCCGCGGGCGGGCCTGAGCGAGGCGGATTCGTTCGGCGGGATCGAGGGGAACAAGCTGCTCAAGGACGGGCACAACCCGAGCTTGGACAGGCTCGAGAAGCAGCTCGACCGGATGCACCCCAATCTCGAGATCCTCGCGCCCATCCGGATCTCGCAAGCCGAGCTCGACAACCGGATCTGGGTGACCTGCACGCGGCCGCTCGTGGAGCAGCTCGAGGCGACGAACCCGGACCGGGTCACCTACCGGGAGTACAAGGAAGACGAATACGTCTCGCAGACGGAGTATCCCGAGATTCTCGGCTACCATTTCGGCTCGGTGGAGACGGACACGCCCGAGCTCGTCGCGTGGGTCGCCGAGCGGCTCGTGCGCGAGCGCTGA
- a CDS encoding DUF4215 domain-containing protein, producing the protein MHSNSLGIAAMMAIAGVAVMASVAGCGGDATTPGTGGAGGAGGAGGAGGGGDEVCGNAVVEGKEACDDGNGVSGDGCEADCSYTCDNKSPDTGDAKCDDGNACNGAETCRDDHVCAPGMNADDGTSCGAEKICISGACLDDVCGDGVVSPSEECDDANMENGDGCDSCKFSCASDDPARDCSGLDPCVATTCDDATHTCGNPVGEGDVCAMASVCVNGACTAIVCGDGVMHPGEACDDGNTVDGDGCQSDCTLPPAGSTCGNGVREAGEHCDDSNTTNLDGCDSACKFEQVQRATWLKMQFGTEAPFCTANRLGGAIAAAAQGQIQTSLDTGVQNGLINIMFKTLGLGDLSGTADPAVEIGILKGSPIIPMGAMYNGTADLDWWHKIDPLSVDANRNPIEKLTGFISAKTLTAGPGPVSIGINFAGTPAALKMSNARLTASVGAVSTPLTSAGNPPGHLASENLDPALQSYASQGQPTELDAGKLCGNVSAVSLDQVPVPAELATGGMLACDQGYTAQSSMLDVFVGGCTVFGFVNVIAATQPDEADPNAPVAGAGAPYTLTQNAMKAVNGCRDVNNQTVDLNTCLNAAAYSSFFKFATGRVIAK; encoded by the coding sequence ATGCATTCGAATTCGCTTGGGATCGCGGCGATGATGGCGATCGCAGGGGTCGCCGTGATGGCGTCCGTTGCCGGATGTGGTGGCGATGCCACGACCCCGGGCACGGGCGGCGCGGGCGGCGCGGGCGGCGCGGGCGGCGCGGGCGGCGGTGGTGACGAGGTGTGTGGCAACGCGGTCGTCGAGGGCAAGGAGGCGTGCGACGACGGCAATGGCGTGAGCGGCGACGGCTGCGAGGCCGACTGCTCTTACACCTGCGACAACAAGAGCCCCGACACCGGCGACGCGAAATGCGATGACGGGAACGCCTGCAACGGCGCCGAGACCTGCCGCGACGACCACGTCTGCGCGCCCGGGATGAACGCGGACGACGGCACCTCGTGCGGCGCGGAGAAGATCTGCATTTCGGGCGCCTGCCTCGACGACGTCTGCGGCGACGGCGTCGTCAGCCCGAGCGAGGAGTGCGACGACGCCAACATGGAAAACGGCGACGGCTGCGATTCCTGCAAGTTCAGCTGCGCCTCGGATGATCCCGCGCGCGACTGCTCGGGCCTCGACCCGTGCGTCGCCACCACCTGCGACGACGCCACGCATACCTGCGGCAATCCCGTCGGCGAAGGCGACGTCTGCGCGATGGCCTCCGTCTGCGTGAATGGCGCCTGCACGGCCATCGTCTGCGGCGACGGCGTCATGCACCCCGGTGAAGCCTGCGACGACGGCAACACCGTCGATGGCGACGGCTGCCAGTCCGATTGCACGCTCCCTCCCGCGGGGTCGACCTGTGGCAATGGCGTCCGCGAGGCGGGCGAGCATTGCGACGACAGCAACACGACGAACCTCGACGGCTGCGACTCCGCGTGCAAGTTCGAGCAGGTCCAGCGCGCGACCTGGCTCAAGATGCAGTTCGGCACCGAGGCCCCTTTCTGCACCGCGAACCGCCTCGGCGGCGCCATCGCCGCCGCTGCGCAGGGCCAGATCCAGACCTCGCTCGACACCGGCGTCCAGAATGGCTTGATCAACATCATGTTCAAGACGCTCGGCCTCGGTGACCTCAGCGGCACCGCCGACCCGGCGGTCGAGATCGGCATCCTCAAAGGCTCGCCGATCATCCCGATGGGCGCCATGTACAACGGCACGGCCGATCTCGATTGGTGGCACAAGATCGATCCGCTCTCCGTCGACGCGAACCGCAACCCGATCGAAAAGCTCACGGGCTTCATCTCCGCCAAGACGCTCACGGCGGGCCCGGGCCCGGTCTCGATCGGCATCAACTTCGCGGGCACGCCTGCGGCGCTCAAGATGAGCAATGCACGGCTCACGGCCTCCGTCGGCGCCGTGAGCACGCCCCTCACGTCGGCCGGCAATCCGCCGGGCCACCTCGCCTCGGAGAACCTCGATCCGGCGCTCCAGAGCTATGCGAGCCAGGGGCAACCGACCGAGCTGGATGCTGGCAAGCTCTGCGGCAACGTCAGCGCGGTCTCGCTCGACCAGGTCCCGGTCCCCGCCGAGCTCGCCACCGGCGGCATGCTCGCGTGCGACCAGGGATATACCGCGCAGAGCTCCATGCTCGACGTCTTCGTCGGCGGATGCACCGTCTTCGGCTTCGTCAACGTCATCGCCGCGACCCAGCCCGATGAGGCCGATCCCAACGCGCCGGTCGCGGGCGCGGGCGCACCCTACACGCTCACGCAGAATGCCATGAAGGCGGTCAATGGCTGCCGCGACGTGAACAACCAGACCGTCGACCTCAATACCTGCCTCAACGCCGCCGCATACTCGTCCTTCTTCAAGTTCGCGACCGGCCGCGTCATCGCGAAATAG
- a CDS encoding S28 family serine protease, producing MLSLLLAFGVAACGAGDAPSPDEAVASAQSAVTDEVLEGLASIPGLTGVSEKPSNIPGTRFFVLQFEQPIDHDAPNGPRFTQKIALLHRSFGAPTSLLTGGYAVNTKKVIENEATAMLQANQLYVEHRYYGDSVPSGPQYEHLDIEQSAGDHHRIVQAFRPVYTGRWISGGTSKGGMTSIYHRYYYPDDVDGTIAYVSPSTYSASDPRYVKFIRNVGNAALRAKLIAYQRELLIRREQLVPMMEAKVAQWGLTFDVVGADRAFEFGALEASFFFWQLCPVTMCEPLLPAPDASDEELVDFYVNWIGAPFNYDDETINVHYGPYFYQSATQLGHPRFDEAPLMDLLRYPGQDIAANLTPVPVTIPFSHGLMAKIEAKTRAHGERMLFIYGENDPWSTNKFEGKAKNDAFQFVVPGGAHNVRIADLPEEDRLHALSRIFAWADVPFDPALARTAAPLAPEAYEDEAPGPFSRLPPR from the coding sequence GTGCTATCGCTCCTCCTCGCTTTCGGCGTCGCCGCGTGCGGCGCCGGAGATGCCCCCTCGCCGGACGAGGCCGTCGCCTCCGCGCAGTCCGCCGTGACCGACGAGGTCCTCGAAGGGCTCGCGTCGATCCCCGGGCTCACGGGGGTCAGTGAGAAGCCCTCGAACATCCCGGGCACGCGCTTCTTCGTGCTCCAGTTCGAGCAGCCCATCGACCACGATGCCCCCAATGGCCCGCGCTTCACGCAGAAGATTGCCCTCTTGCACCGCTCCTTTGGCGCGCCCACGTCGCTCCTCACCGGCGGTTATGCCGTCAACACGAAGAAGGTCATCGAGAACGAGGCAACGGCCATGCTCCAGGCCAATCAGCTCTACGTCGAGCACCGCTACTACGGCGACTCCGTGCCCTCGGGTCCGCAGTACGAGCACCTCGACATCGAGCAATCCGCAGGCGATCACCACCGGATCGTGCAGGCTTTCAGGCCCGTCTATACGGGCCGCTGGATCTCCGGTGGCACCAGCAAGGGAGGCATGACCTCGATCTATCATCGCTACTATTACCCGGACGACGTGGACGGCACGATCGCGTACGTGTCTCCGTCCACCTATTCGGCGAGCGATCCGCGGTACGTCAAATTCATCCGGAACGTGGGGAACGCGGCGCTCCGGGCGAAGTTGATCGCCTACCAGCGCGAGCTGTTGATCCGGCGCGAGCAGCTCGTGCCGATGATGGAGGCGAAGGTCGCCCAGTGGGGCCTCACGTTCGACGTCGTGGGCGCCGATCGGGCCTTCGAGTTCGGCGCCCTGGAGGCGTCGTTCTTCTTCTGGCAGCTATGCCCCGTGACAATGTGCGAGCCTCTTCTCCCGGCGCCGGACGCGAGCGACGAGGAGCTGGTCGACTTCTACGTCAACTGGATCGGCGCCCCCTTCAACTACGACGACGAGACCATCAACGTTCACTACGGGCCCTATTTCTACCAGTCGGCCACCCAGCTCGGCCACCCGCGCTTCGACGAGGCCCCCTTGATGGATCTGCTGCGATATCCGGGGCAGGACATCGCGGCCAACCTCACGCCCGTGCCGGTGACGATCCCCTTCTCGCACGGGCTCATGGCGAAGATCGAAGCGAAGACGAGGGCGCACGGCGAGCGGATGCTCTTCATTTACGGCGAGAACGACCCCTGGAGCACGAACAAGTTCGAGGGAAAGGCGAAGAACGACGCATTCCAGTTCGTCGTGCCGGGCGGAGCGCACAACGTGAGGATCGCGGACCTGCCCGAGGAAGACCGATTGCACGCGCTGAGCCGCATCTTCGCGTGGGCGGACGTGCCCTTCGACCCTGCGCTCGCCCGGACCGCAGCGCCGCTCGCGCCGGAGGCTTACGAAGACGAGGCCCCGGGGCCCTTCTCTCGCCTGCCGCCGCGCTGA
- a CDS encoding chitosanase, with product MIHRRYEGLGRGVQKFALAGMAVAIFACAGEIEGLEDGARTSEQALSACSVTITTNTYQGSPEYWGTITFKNNGTSAMSSPQIAFQIPSGAVCDYDEPGWTHTQSGAVCTYSRTSALTIAVGASYTFHYSTSSTASFTATNVQISDPSCGSGSGGSGGSAGSGGSGGSGGSGGSGGASAGLTASQKKVAENLTSIWENDTPTIDYAYAENIGDGRGYTSGRAGFCTGTGDAIQVVQCYKNLRSEANGNLMAKYMPGLTTINNKFLATGESQASTAELDAIGNWTSDWAASYNNATTRADFKSCQDQISDKLYYTPAMNEAAKWGLTKALTKAALYDAFINHGEWGAKDLVAQANSALGNGGQVAPVVGYNGITESAWLQKFLEKRRDTLAADGTWIEAVDRVAAYEKQRRKGNWDFAVAFRNDVRARDCWSTLYPSSGYTVRNLNADGTWSTPASYTYSCN from the coding sequence ATGATCCATCGTCGATACGAGGGGCTGGGGCGCGGCGTGCAAAAGTTCGCGCTCGCAGGCATGGCCGTCGCGATCTTCGCCTGCGCGGGGGAGATCGAGGGCCTCGAGGACGGCGCGCGCACGTCGGAGCAAGCGCTCTCGGCCTGCTCGGTCACGATCACCACGAACACCTACCAGGGCAGCCCGGAGTATTGGGGCACGATCACGTTCAAAAATAACGGCACGAGCGCCATGAGCAGCCCGCAGATCGCCTTCCAGATCCCGAGCGGCGCGGTCTGCGATTACGACGAGCCTGGCTGGACCCACACCCAGAGCGGCGCCGTCTGCACGTATTCGAGGACCTCGGCACTGACCATCGCCGTGGGCGCCTCGTACACGTTCCATTATTCCACGAGCTCGACCGCCTCGTTCACGGCGACCAACGTCCAGATCAGCGATCCGAGCTGTGGCAGCGGCAGCGGCGGCAGCGGCGGCAGTGCCGGCAGCGGCGGCAGCGGCGGCAGTGGCGGCAGCGGCGGCAGTGGTGGCGCTTCCGCCGGGCTCACCGCGAGCCAGAAGAAGGTGGCGGAGAATCTCACCAGCATCTGGGAGAACGACACGCCCACCATCGATTACGCCTACGCGGAGAACATCGGCGACGGTCGCGGGTACACGAGCGGGCGCGCGGGGTTCTGCACCGGGACGGGCGACGCGATCCAGGTCGTCCAGTGCTACAAGAACCTGCGATCCGAGGCCAATGGCAATTTGATGGCCAAGTACATGCCGGGGCTCACCACCATCAACAACAAGTTCCTCGCCACGGGCGAGTCGCAGGCCTCCACGGCCGAGCTCGACGCGATCGGCAACTGGACGAGCGACTGGGCCGCGAGCTACAACAACGCGACGACCCGGGCCGATTTCAAGAGCTGCCAGGACCAGATCAGCGACAAGCTCTATTACACGCCGGCCATGAACGAGGCCGCCAAGTGGGGGCTCACCAAGGCCCTCACCAAGGCCGCCCTGTACGACGCCTTCATCAACCACGGGGAATGGGGCGCCAAGGATCTCGTCGCGCAGGCGAACTCCGCCCTCGGCAATGGGGGGCAGGTGGCGCCCGTGGTCGGCTACAACGGCATCACCGAGAGCGCCTGGCTGCAGAAATTCCTGGAGAAGCGCCGCGACACGCTCGCCGCCGACGGGACGTGGATCGAGGCCGTCGACCGGGTCGCCGCCTACGAGAAGCAGCGTAGAAAGGGCAACTGGGACTTCGCCGTCGCGTTCCGGAACGACGTCCGCGCCCGGGATTGCTGGAGCACGCTCTACCCGAGCAGCGGATACACCGTGCGCAATCTCAACGCCGACGGGACCTGGAGCACGCCGGCCTCGTACACCTATTCGTGTAACTGA
- a CDS encoding nuclear transport factor 2 family protein: protein MSSNEQVIRGLYQVAEVQDAEKFVSLFTDDGVFYDVSAGVKYRGKDIGKTVEIYATAFPDMHRELYDLHVSGDVVVVELSLNGTHKGPLKLPAGTIPPTGKQIHAPCCDVFRLKDGKVQSFNCYTAATILLGQLGVLTNLEGALER, encoded by the coding sequence ATGTCCAGCAATGAGCAGGTCATCCGAGGGCTTTACCAGGTTGCAGAGGTCCAGGACGCCGAGAAATTCGTCTCGTTGTTCACAGACGACGGCGTGTTCTACGACGTGTCGGCGGGCGTCAAATATCGTGGCAAGGACATCGGCAAGACGGTCGAGATCTATGCGACGGCATTTCCCGACATGCATCGAGAGCTTTACGATCTTCATGTGAGCGGCGATGTCGTCGTCGTCGAGCTGTCCTTGAACGGCACGCACAAGGGGCCGCTGAAGCTGCCCGCTGGAACCATCCCCCCGACCGGAAAGCAAATTCACGCGCCGTGCTGCGATGTCTTCCGGTTGAAAGACGGCAAGGTCCAGTCGTTCAACTGCTACACGGCCGCAACCATTCTGCTGGGTCAGCTCGGGGTATTGACGAACCTCGAAGGGGCTCTGGAGCGCTGA
- a CDS encoding NADPH-dependent FMN reductase, with protein sequence MKILGVCGSLQARSANLTLLHTAVALAPAGVEIVVYDGIRDLPLFNPDLEEGGAPPSVAAWRQAIATSDALLIAAPEYGHSLPGALKNAIDWVIGSGELECKVIAVTASTPGVERGRLGLQALKVTLGAVKARIVGGEPIVRGASSTRDLEALLNELVAVAAQAAPG encoded by the coding sequence GTGAAGATCCTCGGCGTCTGCGGCAGCCTGCAAGCCAGGTCCGCAAATCTCACGCTCCTGCACACGGCGGTGGCGCTCGCCCCCGCGGGTGTCGAGATCGTCGTGTACGACGGCATCCGCGACCTGCCCCTCTTCAATCCCGACCTCGAAGAAGGCGGCGCGCCCCCGTCCGTGGCCGCCTGGCGGCAAGCGATTGCAACGAGCGACGCCTTGCTGATCGCCGCGCCCGAATACGGTCACAGCTTGCCGGGCGCGCTGAAGAACGCGATCGACTGGGTCATCGGCTCGGGCGAGCTCGAATGCAAGGTGATTGCCGTCACGGCCTCCACGCCCGGCGTCGAGCGCGGACGGCTCGGCCTGCAGGCGCTGAAGGTGACGCTGGGCGCGGTCAAGGCCCGGATCGTCGGCGGCGAGCCCATTGTGCGCGGAGCCTCCTCGACGCGGGACCTCGAGGCGCTCCTGAACGAGCTCGTCGCCGTGGCCGCGCAGGCTGCCCCTGGATGA
- a CDS encoding amidohydrolase: MSKAPLFGLLSSLAVGCAAQSPPATTTTPSTPADLVITAGVVRTMDPQKPRAEAVAVRGDRIVAVGSAADVRPFVGPKTRLVDLPGRAIVPGLVDGHCHLYGLGVALETLSVRGKKSAEEAAKVVADAAKGRAKGEWITGRGWDQNLWPGAQFPTHGVLDAAAPEHPVALSRIDGHALWANAAAMRAAGIGKGTADPPGGRILRDAAGEPTGVFIDNAMNLVEAKIPADPPDVRERRILRAAEEAISLGLTGVHEMGIDDETVKVYRALAASGRLPIRVHAYLSGEGRLEALKGRAPDVDATGTAMFVLRGVKLFADGALGSRGAALLRPYADEPSTSGLMLMDRDALTRAAHLVADAGYQLAVHAIGDRANRNVLDAFEAIGPGRAKSLRFRVEHAQIVAPEDLPRFSSLGVIASMQPTHATSDMPWAPARLGGDRLRGAYAWRSLLSSGARVVFGSDFPVEEPSPLLGLYAAVSRQDLEGQPPGGWTPAERIDLDEALMAFTAAPAYAAFVEGNRGRIAPGYVADLTVFGRDLAPDRSLVDTPIDMVVVGGRIAREPRTGAP; the protein is encoded by the coding sequence ATGTCGAAAGCGCCGCTCTTCGGCCTGCTGAGCAGCCTCGCCGTCGGCTGCGCGGCGCAGAGCCCGCCCGCCACGACGACGACGCCTTCCACACCCGCCGATCTCGTGATCACGGCCGGCGTCGTCCGGACGATGGATCCCCAGAAACCTCGCGCCGAGGCCGTCGCCGTGCGCGGCGATCGCATCGTCGCCGTGGGCAGCGCGGCCGACGTGAGGCCCTTCGTCGGGCCGAAGACGCGGCTCGTCGACCTGCCGGGGCGCGCGATCGTCCCCGGGCTCGTCGACGGGCATTGCCATCTCTACGGCCTCGGCGTCGCGCTCGAGACGCTCAGCGTGCGCGGCAAGAAGAGCGCGGAGGAGGCTGCCAAGGTGGTCGCCGACGCGGCGAAGGGCCGCGCCAAGGGCGAGTGGATCACCGGGCGCGGATGGGATCAGAACCTCTGGCCCGGCGCGCAGTTCCCCACGCACGGCGTGCTCGACGCGGCGGCGCCCGAGCATCCGGTCGCGTTGAGCCGCATCGACGGGCACGCGCTCTGGGCGAACGCGGCGGCCATGCGCGCGGCGGGGATCGGCAAGGGCACGGCGGATCCGCCTGGCGGGCGCATCCTCCGCGACGCGGCGGGCGAGCCGACGGGCGTGTTCATCGACAACGCGATGAACCTCGTCGAGGCCAAGATCCCGGCCGATCCGCCCGACGTCCGCGAGCGGCGCATCCTGCGCGCGGCCGAGGAGGCGATCTCGCTCGGGCTCACGGGCGTGCACGAGATGGGCATCGACGACGAGACCGTGAAGGTTTACCGCGCGCTCGCGGCCTCGGGCCGGCTGCCGATCCGCGTGCACGCGTATCTGTCGGGGGAGGGGAGGCTCGAGGCGCTGAAGGGGCGCGCGCCCGACGTGGACGCGACCGGCACGGCGATGTTCGTGCTGCGCGGGGTGAAGCTCTTCGCCGACGGCGCGCTCGGCTCGCGCGGCGCGGCGCTCTTGCGGCCGTACGCGGACGAGCCCTCCACGAGCGGGCTCATGCTGATGGATCGCGATGCCCTCACGCGCGCGGCGCACCTCGTGGCGGACGCGGGATATCAGCTCGCGGTGCACGCGATCGGCGATCGGGCCAATCGCAACGTGCTCGACGCGTTCGAGGCGATCGGCCCGGGGCGAGCGAAGAGCCTCAGGTTCCGCGTGGAGCACGCGCAGATCGTGGCGCCCGAGGATCTGCCGCGCTTCTCGTCGCTCGGCGTCATCGCCTCCATGCAGCCGACGCACGCGACGAGCGACATGCCGTGGGCGCCCGCGCGGCTCGGGGGCGACCGATTGCGGGGCGCGTACGCGTGGCGATCGCTCCTGTCGTCGGGCGCGCGCGTCGTGTTCGGCTCGGATTTCCCGGTGGAGGAGCCCTCGCCGCTGCTCGGCCTCTACGCGGCCGTGAGCCGTCAGGATCTCGAGGGGCAGCCGCCGGGCGGGTGGACGCCCGCGGAGCGCATCGATCTCGACGAGGCGCTCATGGCCTTCACGGCAGCGCCTGCGTACGCGGCCTTCGTGGAGGGCAACCGGGGCCGGATAGCGCCCGGGTACGTCGCGGATCTGACCGTCTTCGGCCGTGATCTCGCGCCGGATCGATCGCTCGTCGACACGCCGATCGACATGGTCGTCGTGGGTGGTCGCATCGCGCGCGAGCCGCGCACGGGAGCGCCGTGA
- a CDS encoding BolA/IbaG family iron-sulfur metabolism protein, with protein MSHHPTNFQGSVTEAIEQAITGKITDAKVEVRGAGGHYEISVVSAAFAGKSTLEKHRMVLGAIAHLMSGDLAPVHAVDSIRATTP; from the coding sequence ATGTCGCATCACCCGACGAATTTTCAGGGCTCGGTCACCGAGGCGATCGAGCAGGCGATCACCGGCAAGATCACGGACGCGAAGGTGGAGGTCCGAGGCGCCGGCGGACACTACGAGATCTCGGTCGTGAGCGCGGCCTTCGCCGGCAAGAGCACGCTCGAGAAGCACCGCATGGTCCTCGGCGCCATCGCGCACCTCATGTCCGGCGACCTCGCGCCCGTGCACGCGGTCGACAGCATCCGCGCGACCACGCCCTAG
- the grxD gene encoding Grx4 family monothiol glutaredoxin, with protein sequence MEVSESLRKRLDELIQSDRVVLFMKGTRRMPQCGFSNSVVQILDGMVESYTTVDVLADNEIREGIKAYSSWPTIPQLYIAGEFVGGADIVREMAENGELSQKLGLSGEVKAPRITVSPAARRAFEDASAEAGGDPLRFEVSARFEYGLYFGPRAQGDVEADAGGFTILLDRASARRADGVTIDFVTGPEGAGFKIDNPNEPPKVKAVSARKLKEMLDAGEVRELFDVRTDTERQIAKIEGARPLDAAAQAYLEGLPKDTPIAFHCHHGVRSRSAAEHFLGKGFKNIYNLEGGIDAWSASVDPSVPRY encoded by the coding sequence ATGGAAGTCAGCGAATCGCTACGCAAACGGCTCGACGAGCTCATCCAGTCCGACCGCGTGGTGCTCTTCATGAAGGGCACGCGCCGCATGCCTCAGTGCGGCTTCTCGAACAGCGTGGTCCAGATCCTCGACGGAATGGTCGAGTCGTACACCACCGTCGACGTGCTCGCCGACAACGAGATACGCGAGGGCATCAAGGCGTACTCGAGCTGGCCCACCATCCCGCAGCTCTACATCGCCGGCGAGTTCGTCGGCGGCGCGGACATCGTGCGCGAGATGGCCGAGAACGGCGAGCTATCGCAGAAGCTCGGCCTGAGCGGCGAGGTGAAGGCCCCGCGCATCACGGTGAGCCCCGCGGCGCGCAGGGCGTTCGAGGACGCGTCGGCCGAGGCGGGAGGCGATCCGCTCCGCTTCGAGGTGAGCGCTCGCTTCGAATACGGCCTGTACTTCGGTCCGCGCGCGCAGGGCGACGTCGAGGCCGACGCGGGCGGCTTCACGATCCTGCTCGACCGCGCGAGCGCGCGCCGCGCCGACGGCGTGACGATCGACTTCGTCACGGGGCCCGAGGGCGCAGGGTTCAAGATCGACAACCCGAACGAGCCGCCCAAGGTGAAGGCCGTCTCCGCGCGCAAGCTGAAGGAGATGCTCGACGCGGGCGAGGTGCGCGAGCTGTTCGACGTGCGCACCGACACCGAGCGACAGATCGCGAAGATCGAGGGCGCGCGCCCCCTCGACGCCGCGGCGCAGGCGTATCTCGAGGGGCTGCCGAAGGACACGCCGATCGCGTTCCATTGTCACCACGGCGTGCGAAGCCGCTCGGCGGCCGAGCACTTCCTCGGCAAGGGCTTCAAGAACATCTACAACCTCGAGGGCGGCATCGACGCGTGGAGCGCGTCGGTGGATCCCAGCGTGCCCCGCTACTGA